In Chelonia mydas isolate rCheMyd1 chromosome 7, rCheMyd1.pri.v2, whole genome shotgun sequence, the sequence GCCCAGGCATCAAATAAACCATCACGGATACCACATGGTGGTCCAAGAAGAGGACCAACctaatgctggaggagtgggcccacAAGGAGTTAAAATAGGAAACGTCAATGCGGTCCAGCCAGGCGTGGCATGACTGAGTATCCTCCAAACAGACACAGGAAAAGGAGGTGGAGTCATCCAAGTGGTGGTTGCTCCAGACATCTACCAGGGCATAATGATCTCCCTGAGGATATTCACTCTGGCCTAGCACTTCTCTCATGTACATCCAGGGTGCTGTTAAAATccctgcccaggaccaggcaccaGGACCAGGAGAATCCAAAGTGCCAAGGAAGGCAGATGCCCACTGATACAACTGCACCCGCTTTGGGACTGGTATCGGGGCACAGATGTTGACAAGATTGTGGGTCAGCCCCTCCATGCAGATCTAGAGGTGCAGCTGGCACCCTGGCATGACCTTGGCAACCCCAGGACCTTGAACCATAAGTCTGGGGAAAACAGGGTAGCCATCCCATCCAAGAGTGCAGTGAGGTGGTTGAAGTACATCCTGTTCCCTCCTACCCCCGCCACCAGCTGGCTTTGGCAGCTGAATCTATGTgagtctcctgcaggaagatcacagagtaccACCCCATGTCCCCAAAGCGAGGAGAGTACCTAGCACCAGCAGAGACTCACCCTACAGCCTCTTGTATTCAGAGATGCAATCGTAGTTGGTTTAATTGGGGGCAGCGGCACCACCTGCAACCTGTGCTTGATCCCAAAGGTGTCAGGGAATTGTGGAATCTGTGAGTTCACTGGTAGGCTGCGGAGTACCACTCCTTGGTCCCTTGACTCTCCCCTGATAGGGCCCTGGCACCCTGGAAGAGGAGAGTGAGATCCCTCCACTTCTGGAGAGCACCTTCCTCCTGGAGCCTCACAAGTCTTCCAGGAATTGGTACAGCTTGTCCTGTAGCATGACAGGGGCTGAGGTCTCCAGACTTGAGTGAGCCCATGGACTCCCAATTATCCTCCAGCTGGCCCCCATCAATGTCCCCACAGCCTTTTAGGCAGGGGAGTGTTTGCTCCTACTTTGATGGTGATGGAATCCCGGCATACCACCACCTTTACCACATTGTCCACCTCGTCCCCGGACAAAGGAGTGAGTGGTGGAGGGAGTACAGAAGCCCTTGGTGGAGCGGGGAAGGGTAACACAAATACAGCCCTTTGGTTAAGTGACCGTTCTCCATGTATTTATGGAACTCAAACATCTACAAACACAAGATCCCCTCCTCCTTCATTCTCTCTTGCTTTTTCCTTTGCTGCAGAAATTGCTGGCGTTGGATTATCCATGATCACAATGGACAACCCCAAGCCTTCCCTGCCCTCAGCGTACAGCAGATTCAACACGCAGATTGTGCTCAACCAGGAGGAGCAAGCAAACCCATGAATGATTAGTTTTATCTTTTATTAACCTCAGTGGGTGAGGCCTTTTCTGCTTGTCTTTACTTGTCATTCCTTGTGAATCTGCTGCAGTGACCTTCATACTTTCTTCTTCATGCTTTTAAATCCTCGGCTGGCGCCCTGCCCGAAGCAAACAGTTGATGGGATTCTACAACAAAAACATACCATGTTAATACAAAAATCTTGAGGTCTTGTTTCTTTGTACTTATGTATGTGCCACTCAGAGCAAGCACACTTAACCGGAATGGTCACTTTGCTGAGATGCCTAACAAGATACCAATTTAGTTTGAAAGGGAATGACAATGACTGCTctcttccacagtatgcatccgatgaagtgagctgtagctcacgaaagctcatgctcaaataaattggttagtctctaaggtgccacaagtactccttttctttttgctctttaaCAGAGTACGCATTAGCAAAAGTTCTGCTTCATAGGGACACAGTCAGCAATGTAAAGGCAGGACTTGAATGGGGACAGATGGGTCTGTGAGGATGCAGCATACTTCTACCTCTCCTTGGCAACCCTTTAGTTCTCCACACCCTAAACTCTTTAAAAATCCCTCTAGCCCTTATGaatgctatttaacatcttcatcaatgacctggaagaaaccataaaatcatgactgataatGTTTGCGAATGATACAaagattgggagagtggtaaataatgaagaggacaggtcactgattcagagctatatggatcacttggtaaacagtccacaagcaaataatatgcattttaatacagttaaatgtaaatgtatacatttttgaataaagaatgtaggccatacttacaggacggGGGaccctatcctgggaagcagtgacacaAAGAGATTTGGAGGTCATGGcagataatcaactgaacatgagttcccagtgtgacactgtggtcaaaaagctaatgtgatcctgagatgcataaacaggggaatttcaagtaggaatagagaggttattttagctcAGTATTTgccactggtgcaactgctgctgtaattctgtgtccagttctggtgcccataattcaagaaggatattgatagaTTGGAGAGGGTCCATAGAacgattaaagaattagaaaacataccttgtagaatcatgggactggaaaggacctcaagaggtcatctagtccagttccctgcactgcagggctatgtattatctagactatccctgacaggtgtttgtctaacctgctcttaaaatctccaatgatgaaggtTCCACAatctccccaggcaatttattccagttcttaaccaccctgacagttaggaagtttttcctaatgtccaacctaaacctcccttgcttgAATTtatgcccattacttcttgtcctatcctcagtggttaagaagaatttttctctctcctccttgtaacaaccttttatgtacttgaaaactgttatgtccccttataatgataagctaaatagattaagcttcTTGAGTGTAACAAAAAGATGGTTAAgcagtgacttgattacagtctacaagtatctacatggggagcaaatatttaattatgggctcttcagtgtagcagatAAAGATATAATACGATCCAAAGGCtagaatttgaagctagacaattcagactgaaaataaaggcataaatttttaatagtgagagtaatgaatcattagaacaatttacaaagggtcacaatagattctccatcaccgacaatttttaaagcaagattgaatgtttttctaagagatcttctctgggaattattttggggaagttctctggcctgtgacatacaggaggtcaagctagatcatcacaatggtcccttctggctttggaatctaagAATAATACATTCTGTTCACATTTTGAAGGGTTTTTAACAGATGCAGCGGTGTCTGCCTGCAGACAATCTGAAACAGCATCTGTGAGGTTTGAATTTCCCTGTTCATCTCATCAAGTTGGTGAGCTATTGTTAGGCATCTGAGTTGACATGTCAacacttaactatttcactgcccaaagggggggggggggggaaatatcaCATTATGAAGATCTCCACAAGCTCATTTTGACACCATGTGTGATACATCTGAAGGATACCTCCTCTTATTCCTCCCTCTTCCGAAATCAAGGAGCCAAGCCCCAAGAGGCTAGCAGGGCAAGCCTCACCAAGGGGGAGTCAAGCCCCGCAGAACACACAGCATAATTTTTTGAACATCTACACAGTTTAATGTCAGCAGTGTCTTATTTTGGCATCTGAAGCATAAGGACCTTATTTTGTGGGCAGAACTTGGAAAACCACTACTCGCCCCCAATTCGATTTTTTGGTAAAGTGAAGTTTAATGAGGCATACAACAGGCTTGAAGTTATACATTTGTATCTTAAAGGAGACTGAAAAGTTTGTGGCtaggccctgtctacacaacAAAGTTTCACTGATTTAACTTCACTGGTTTAAAAAGCAATATAGCTAAATGGGTGCAATCTCCTTTTGTAGGCTTTGAAATTTTTACCATTATTATGGGTAGGCAAGGCTTGAAGCCTGGGACTGAGGCCTGAGTCAAGTTAGggaattttacaaaaatattcacCCTGTTTTTCTGGACCAGTGTTAGCAAGTCTCCTGCAGCTAGAGCCATTTTCCCACTATCTCATTTAAATTTTTTCACCATATTAATGGACAAAATGGTAAAAATGTGCCTGGCCAGTAcagccttgtctatactaggacTCCCACCAATGCTCACGCCAGCTCAGCAGAACTGGTGGGGAATTTTTGTTAAGTGAAAGTGACGAGCTTAGGTTTGAGagaaaatgcaaataataaaacagCAGAAATGCTGACAAGTGAATTAGATCCCAGGAATTATTTTAGAGTTAAAAACCTCATGTGTTACtaacaattagggctgtcaattaatcacttTTAACTCAAGTGATTACCTCAAAACAAATcaacttgattaaaaaattaattgtgattaactgcagttttaaatcacactgttaaacaatagaataccaatttaaatttattataaatattttgtattttctacattttcaaatatattaatttcagttactcagaatacaaaatgtacagtgctcactttattacaaatatttgcactgtaaaaaagaaaaaagaaatagtatttttcaattcacctcatacaagtactgtagtacaatatctttatcatgaaagtgcaacttacaaatggagaattatttttatttacataactgcagtcaaaaacaaaacaatgtaaaactttagcgcagggatgggcaaactccatcccgtcagggctttggatccggcccgcgggattgtCCCCTGTGGTGCCACAGGCCCcgcgccgctctcagaagcggtTGGTACTACGTCCCTgcacggcccctgggggaggtggggcagagggctccgtgcgttgcccttgcctccaggcactgccccctgcagctcccattggctgggaacagggaactgcggccaatgggagcttcggggtaGGTACCTAgaggtgtggcaagggcagcacgcagagccctgtgccgcgcccccccccccaggtgtcGCACAGGGAAATggttccagctgcttcctggagcagcgccgcatggggccagggcaggcaggcaggaagcctgccctgaccccggtgcgcaccactgccaccccggagccactttaggtaagcggcaccaggccggagcccaaacccctcctgcaccctgcccccccaactccctgcctgcacctcgcatcactcctgcaccccaactccctgccctgagcccccttcctgcacctcacagccctcctgcaccccaactccctgccctgagccccctgctgcgccctgcaccccaattcccttccctgagcccctcgtacactccgcacccctcctctgccccaattccttgccctgaggcccctcatacaccccacacccctcctctacCCCAATCCCTTgtcctgggcctgatcctgcacatcacaccccctcccgcatcccaaccccctgccccagccctgcatacaatttccccacccagatgtggcccttggcccaaaagATTTGCCCAACCCCGCTTTAGAGCCtgcaagcccactcagtcctagtgattggttgaacaagtagtaagacaaacaagtttattttcatttacaggagacaatgctgcctgctgcttatttacaatgtcacttaaaaatgagaacaggcattcgcatggcactgttgcagccagcgttgcaaggtatttatctgccagatatgttaaacagtCTTATGCCCCATCATGcttcaatttgcaaatatttgtaataaaaaataataatataaaagtgAGCattgtattctgcgttgtaattgaaatatatttgaaaatgtagaaaatacttataataaatttaaattggtacaCATAATGAACttcagatttaaaagaaaagaatacaTAAAAAGCTATAGGTTTTGACCCCCATCCTGGCCCCTGTGCATTGCTGCAGTAGCATACAAGGGCTGTACAGGAACCACAATTGGCTCTACACTGCCCCTTGCAAGTCCCAGTTACACCAGAGGCTGCTCTAACTATACTGATGGCAGTTTCAATCCACAGAGCAGCCCAGAATTTGGAGCCACCTTTGCACAACTCATCTCACCTGCTGGAGGTACAGCACACAATCAAATCCACTTGCTTTAGCTGGATCCTAAATATAGGGTTACCATAtatccgtattttcccagacatgtccggctttttagttcttaaatcgccatccgggaggaatttttaaatatctaaaaacgtccagGAAAACAgggatgtatggtaaccctagatgggagctgccagagctgcGGAGCAGGCCTTGCAGGCGCCGGCAACACACAgagagccctcccctcccccccccccgatcctaagagccagagggacctcccagggggcaaggtgggggggCCCAGCGGTACTTACCTGgggtggctcccgggaagcatccagcaggtccctctggctcctagggttgGATCGGGGGGTGGAGGGCTCTCTGCCCGCTGCCGGTGCCTGCAAGCCCTGACCCGatcctaggagctgagggacctgcagcaggaggggtgagtaggcgagcgggggggggagggcgaggAGGCAAGTGGCGGGCGGGGAGGGTGAAGAGGAGAGCAGTGAGGGAACCAGCTGCGGGCtggagggagggtgaggaggcAGGCGGCAAGCCAGCGGCAGATGGGGGCGGTGAAAaggccagcagcaggcagtgGGGGTTGAAGAGGCGAGCGGCGACAGAGCCAGCGGTGGGCAGGGGTGAGGAGGCAAGCAGCGAGCCAGTGGCAGACAGGGGTTCTCGGGGCGGGCATGGGGGTTTCTGGaaggggagtgaggaggtgagtggCAGGTGGGAGAAGGCGAGCAGTGggtgggggactgaggagggaTGCAGCAAGCCAATGGCGGGccagggggtgaggaggggtgcGGTGGCGAAGCTGAGCGGGGAGGGGCAtgacctggggcagagtgggggcggagcgggggtggACTGTGGGTGCGGCTGACATCACCCCAATGTGGAGTGTCCTCtgttttgaatgttcaaatatggtaaccctacaaAGTAAGACTCAAGAGAAGACTGCACCCCTTCCGAGTCCCCCAGGCTGGCTGATTATTTAAAAAAGGTGAATTTGAGGGCATTTCCTTGGGTGAGTGTGTGCTTCTCATTCATTACACTTCTCTGTTACTGCAAAGATTCTCAGTTATGACCGCAAGAATCAAAGAAATGAATCACTATCAATGCACAATGCATTAAATTTGCAGCTGCCACCTGTTAAGTACAGAAACAACAGTTTAATCCTAGTAAACTGCAAATAAACACTTAGAATTTGCTTTTTTCttcaaagctctttgcaaacaTCAATTAAAAGTCATGTTTACTTTTCACAAGTGCTAAGCTTTGTGCATAAATGTGTATTTAGAAGGCTCACCCCTCACTTGGGATGAGCACTTAAAGGTATTACTTCGCAATATATCACAAGAGCATCCAAAGGCCCCAGTTAAGGTCAGGGCCCTATTACGCTAGGTACTGCCCCAGCACATATGAAGAcccagtccctgctgcaaagagtGTACATAAAGGAAAACAGACCTGGATTTATAGAGCTTTTTCTCCTGAGGTGATGAAATTGGGCCACTCACAGGCTGGGTAGGATTCTCCACGCTCTCACTGGGACAGATTTCCATGGAATCCACTTGCAACTGCTCATAAGTCTCCACATTCACATCCATTGGCATGCTCACATCCAGCTTAGAGGGAGGCTTACTGTGCTTGATGCTGCTGCAGAAACAAAACCCTCCTTTCAGGAGCTGCCAACTGTCTCCTAGTCAGCCAAGGATCAAGGGCCCAGGGTCATTTGATCAGGAGGTTACAAAACAAATTAAGTAAAATAGGCTCAGGAGAGTCAGAGGGGGGCTAACAGAAGGCAGCGAGTGTCCTTGGTCACTCTTGGTGGCCTGTAAAATGTTCAAGCAAGCAGAGCACTGCAGTTCTAGAGGGAAGCTGTCTCACAGGAGGAACTCTCTTACAAGGGGGTCTTCAGAGTGGAGAGTCAGAACTACTGCATTACAGTACATGGGCTTCACCACAAGCTTCTTTCTTATACCCATAAAGCATAACTGGATACATCTGGCTGAGCAGGGCCAATGAGTTTTCTTCCTTCCATAGCTTAGGGCGTCATGCTCCAAAGAGATGAATGTTGGTGCCTGACCCATGGCTAAGAAAGACACTTTCTACAATCAGCAGTTCACTTCCTTTCCAAGTTCTaagccagggatcggcaacctttggcacgcagcccgtcagggtaagccccctggtgggctgggccagattgtttacctgctgcgtccacaggttcagccaatcgcagctcccaccggctgcggtttgccactccaggccaatgggggctgcgggaagcggtggccagcacatccctcggcccgcgccagaATAGAGAGTGCTGCAGAAGAGGCGAGGGACCAGTGTCGTCTGGCTGTGGGCAGCACCCTAACCCACAGATAGCGTGAACTGGGAGGGAATGGCTCTGGCCCTTACTTGTGCAGGGTCACTGGTACCCTCTGGTTGACTTGCCAGGCTCCTCCATCTGGGATAGGATTCCTGAGCATGTGTTGGGCTCTCCAGGCCCATGCACCCATTCTGGGGATGGATCCCTGCACTTGACACAGCTTGGCAGGCCTTTTCCTGCCACTGCCGCCACAATGGAGACTGTTTGCCCTTCAGCCCTGCACTCATTCAGAAAAGGGAACAGAGTGCACCCTTCGGAGCAGAGCAGGTGCTGCTGGGAGTGCAGCTCGGCTCTCTGTACTTCAGGGAGAGTGCAAgggaagcagggggctgggcaaaATGGGGAGGACTCATTGGTTCACGGGTGAGGAGTGAGCAAATGTCTTTTTAGCACCCCTTTCACGCATGTGATGTGGGCAAGTCATCCCTGTTGGAAGGACCTGAAGTCCAGTATTCCTTGGCTCACGAATTCACATGCTAGGCTCTAACATTTTTGCACTCAGTAAACAACCTCTTTATACACAAGAGGCCAGGAATAAACTAGTGCAATTACGGGAAGGGAATGCAGGAGCTCTGGAATCTGACACTAGCTTGTGTAAATATGAAGTGCTACTGACTAAGCCCAGAGGTTGCTGGATTTTCAGGTGTTCTCTGCTTCTGAGGACCAGtccccagcacacagaaggaTAAATTCTTGCTTTGTCAGTATATTTGGCACTTACCTTTTAGCTTTTTTTGGTTTATCAAATCGAAAATCAGAAGGATAAAGATGAACTTTGACTAAGTGATCTTTTCTGTCTTTGCTGCTCTTGAACTTCTCTGCACAGCCTTCTACCAAACACTGATACTAAAAAGCAAGAAGAGGGAAAGGTAATTCTAAAACTCATGCAGTATAAGCAAGATGGGAGTTATTCTCACAGAATTTCtccaaggcaaggcaaggcaagatGTTTACCTAGCACTTCCACATTGGACTAAATCACTTTTCAGAGAGAATCCAGTAGATGATGATGATACATCTTTAGAATTGTGTATCAATCACAAACTATTGGGCTCTCCAGCTTTTATGTACGGACGGAATGACTTTTCCCTCTTACCACAGGAGCCACTGGGTGAAGTATATTTTATGGCCTATGTTATTATTAAGACCATATGATTGTATGGTTCCTTTTAGCCTTAAAAAACCTATGAAAACCAATAGAATTCACACATTACAATCTCCAAGTTACATGGGTGCGCTGAGATTGTTTCACAAAATTTGGAACTAGTTTAACTTGTTGGGAAACTACTTCCATCTCGGGTATTAGGAAAATATTGTTCATTTTCTGCCACCCCTTGCACATGGTTTCTTGACTGCCTGTGTATGAAGCAAAGTCCAAACTGCTAAGGCCCATCAAGCAAAACTCCTGGGAAGTCCAATACTGGCAAGTACCTGCATGTGGTGGCAGCAAGAAACCTCCTTGATAAAAATGTGTAGTTTAGAGAGGACAGAAGAGAGAATTATCTGCTGACTGAACTCAGGATGCTTAAATATTAGCAAAGTTGGAAGCTAGTTTGATTAAACCAGTTAACTATTCCAATTCCACAGATGGGCAAACCGACTACTCCAGCACTGCACAAGCAGGACAGAGCCTGTTTGACAAGAAACCCATTTCCCTTGTTTCTTTCCTGTCTTCACTTTAGGTACTATTATCCTAGGGAGAAGTTAGCTCAAGTCACTTGTGTTTATCCACCAATTCTCACTTTTACAATAAGCAAAGGAGAAAGGATGGCTAGTCCTACatgcaggagatctgggttctactcctggcacTGTGTGTGACCATGGGAAAGTCTCTTCCTCGCCGAGAGCCAAAGTTTCTCCATcagaaaaataagaataatacatTCTTAAATCACTGGACATTATGAGGCATAAAGCACATGCAGTCCTTAGAGATCCTTGGACAGAAGGCACTAGAGACTGCAAAGAATGTTATTGTTTTCCTTTTGCGTGAATCAACTTGTGTCTTGTACTCTGTCTATAACTAGGACCATACCAAATAtacagtccattttgatcaatttcatggtcataacattttaaaaaatagtaaattttagGATTTccgctatttaaatctgaaatttcacagtcttgtaattgtaggggtcctgacccaaaaatgaGTTGGGGGAGAGGGCGTAGCAAGGTTATTGTGCAGGGGGGATTTTTACTAGAAATTTATCATGTGCTGGATACACAATGAAATCTTTGCTTGCAACTCACCATATTTTGCTTCTCTGCCATTATCTGGAAGAGGGAGTCATGCCACTCTAGGATGTGTGTATCCAACAGATGCCCAGAGGGGAAAGAGCGTTTGCAGAAAGAGCACATGTTCCTGTGCAGTGTGTTGTAGTGATGTTCATAACCCTCTAAGGTATCAAACACCTGGCAGCACCCAACAATATGACAACAGAATTCTGACACCCTAGAAGGAAGCGatgaaaacatttgtatttttaggttATGTCAAGGCCACCCAGAGCATATGGCTCAGTTCTTTtgcatacatttaaataaaatctctACATTATGGCAGTTTTCATTAATATCTACTCGACACAGGAGAAGATGAGCACTATTAAACTGGAGACACAATAGAAGTAGTTTGTGAGGATTTTGTAATTAGGAACTCATATTTGTGGCTCAAACTCCTTTTACCTAACTCACAGCTAGAACCTGTGGGTCATACATACAGAGCTGAACTTACGATAAATTATGGAATGAATTAATACTGAGCAGCAGTATGAGCTATTATATTACAAAATCCCAGTAGATCTCTGTGAAATAGCTACACTCGCTTTCAGTTTGTTCTCTAGGTACCTTCCAGTTTTTTCTGGGATGATTACTGAATATTTTGAAACTAAATGAAGATCTTGGGCAATGTGTTCATTTTGACCAGGTTATTCTCCCTGACCAAACAACTGCATATTTTCCCCTGAACTCCAAATATCTTTTAATTGACTGCAGTAATGATCTATCATGTAATTTGCTCAGATCTTCTAGGTTAGCTGAGATTTAAATTCCCAGGTATCTTCAGGAATGCATTGCCCATTTACACCCATGTTTTCTGAAGGGATGATTTCTCCAGATGTGGCAAAGAGATAACCAACATTT encodes:
- the ZNF511 gene encoding zinc finger protein 511 isoform X2 is translated as MLLPPELSVSLRVERPLLPVRPRTPPRAPFCFSPSRLRFHRQHEFFEDGDIHRHLYLQDILTNVTEVTERSKVSEFCCHIVGCCQVFDTLEGYEHHYNTLHRNMCSFCKRSFPSGHLLDTHILEWHDSLFQIMAEKQNMYQCLVEGCAEKFKSSKDRKDHLVKVHLYPSDFRFDKPKKAKSIKHSKPPSKLDVSMPMDVNVETYEQLQVDSMEICPSESVENPTQPVSGPISSPQEKKLYKSRIPSTVCFGQGASRGFKSMKKKV
- the ZNF511 gene encoding zinc finger protein 511 isoform X1, with translation MLLPPELSVSLRVERPLLPVRPRTPPRAPFCFSPSRLRFHRQHEFFEDGDIHRHLYLQDILTNVTEVTERSKVSEFCCHIVGCCQVFDTLEGYEHHYNTLHRNMCSFCKRSFPSGHLLDTHILEWHDSLFQIMAEKQNMYQCLVEGCAEKFKSSKDRKDHLVKVHLYPSDFRFDKPKKAKSSIKHSKPPSKLDVSMPMDVNVETYEQLQVDSMEICPSESVENPTQPVSGPISSPQEKKLYKSRIPSTVCFGQGASRGFKSMKKKV